In Harmonia axyridis chromosome X, icHarAxyr1.1, whole genome shotgun sequence, a single window of DNA contains:
- the LOC123685874 gene encoding GTP-binding nuclear protein Ran — translation MAAEQEMPTFKCVLVGDGGTGKTTFVKRHLTGEFEKKYVATLGVEVHPLVFHTTRGPIRFNVWDTAGQEKFGGLRDGYYIQGQCAIIMFDVTSRVTYKNVPNWHRDLIRVCENIPIVLCGNKVDIKDRKVKAKSIVFHRKKNLQYYDISAKSNYNFEKPFLWLARKLIGDSNLGFVASPALVPPEVTMDPQWQQQIEKDLKEA, via the coding sequence ATGGCAGCAGAACAAGAAATGCCCACATTCAAATGTGTTTTGGTTGGTGATGGAGGTACTGGAAAGACAACCTTTGTGAAGCGTCACTTGACTggtgaattcgaaaaaaaatacgtAGCCACACTTGGTGTTGAAGTACATCCTTTGGTGTTCCACACAACTAGAGGACCCATACGTTTCAATGTGTGGGATACAGCTGGTCAAGAAAAATTTGGTGGTCTCCGTGACGGTTATTACATCCAAGGACAATGTGCCATAATTATGTTCGATGTTACATCAAGAGTTACCTATAAGAATGTCCCCAACTGGCATCGTGATTTGATCAGAGTTTGTGAAAATATCCCAATTGTGTTATGTGGTAACAAAGTTGATATTAAGGACAGAAAGGTCAAAGCCAAGAGCATTGTTTTCCACAGGAAGAAGAATCTTCAGTATTACGATATCTCTGCCAAATCAAACTATAACTTTGAAAAACCCTTCTTATGGTTGGCGAGAAAACTCATTGGAGACTCCAACCTAGGCTTTGTCGCTTCACCCGCCTTGGTACCTCCAGAAGTCACGATGGATCCACAATGGCAACAACAAATCGAAAAGGATCTCAAAGAGGCTTAA